A section of the Bacteroidota bacterium genome encodes:
- a CDS encoding segregation/condensation protein A, translating to MESEALAPTRIAPPAPYGITGPYKVRLHEFEGPLDLLLFFIKRDELDIHNIPITRITEEFLSYLKLMTALDLEVAGEFIVMAAELCQIKARMLLPREERVDGAEEDDPRTDLVRRLIEYRRFKEMAEELSTMSEEQRKVHFRQYFERDDRTAPAEEENLLKNVTIFHLMTALRRAMERAPRIKRTHDVEMVPLTVEEQSELILASLAARGELSFSELFLTVLPESNTEEFTPAARLWIAVTFVSILDLVRTREIAIRQHDVFDDIILFKP from the coding sequence ATGGAATCCGAAGCCTTAGCCCCGACCCGAATCGCTCCCCCAGCGCCCTATGGCATAACTGGGCCATATAAGGTACGGCTGCACGAGTTCGAGGGGCCGCTCGACCTGCTCCTGTTTTTCATCAAGCGGGACGAACTGGACATCCATAATATCCCGATTACCCGGATTACCGAGGAGTTTCTGAGTTATCTGAAACTCATGACCGCCCTTGATCTGGAGGTCGCCGGCGAGTTTATCGTGATGGCCGCCGAGCTTTGCCAGATCAAAGCCCGGATGCTGCTGCCGCGCGAGGAGCGCGTCGATGGCGCGGAGGAAGACGATCCACGGACCGACCTAGTCCGCCGCCTCATCGAATACCGCCGCTTCAAGGAGATGGCCGAGGAGCTATCGACCATGAGCGAGGAGCAGCGCAAAGTCCATTTCCGGCAGTATTTCGAGCGTGACGATCGGACGGCACCGGCCGAGGAAGAGAATCTGCTCAAGAATGTGACGATCTTCCATCTGATGACGGCATTGCGCCGCGCCATGGAACGCGCGCCGCGCATCAAGCGGACGCATGATGTCGAGATGGTGCCGCTGACCGTCGAGGAGCAATCGGAATTGATCCTTGCCAGCCTTGCCGCGCGTGGCGAACTCAGTTTCAGCGAATTGTTTTTGACCGTGCTGCCCGAAAGCAACACAGAGGAATTCACGCCGGCTGCGCGGCTTTGGATCGCAGTGACGTTCGTTTCGATACTCGATCTTGTCCGCACGCGTGAAATTGCGATCCGGCAGCACGATGTGTTTGACGACATTATTCTATTTAAACCCTAA